The following proteins are encoded in a genomic region of Chryseobacterium culicis:
- a CDS encoding PhzF family phenazine biosynthesis protein, which produces MKLKLYQIDAFTDEIFRGNPACVVPLKNWLPDETLLKIARENAVAETAFFIDNGNTIHLRWFTPEIEMDLCGHATLATAHCLATILDYKSNRIIFDTKSGALTVEVKDGMYYMDFPSRMPETATLPDIITRALTIQPKEVFKSRDYVLVYDSEEDIKNIKIERSIFDLINLDPGGVIVTAAGTDSDFVSRYFTSQSSILEDPVTGSAHCSLIPFWSERLGKDKLFARQISERGGQLYCENKSERVIVAGKAKTYSVGHFWIE; this is translated from the coding sequence ATGAAGTTAAAATTATATCAAATAGATGCCTTTACAGATGAGATTTTCCGTGGAAATCCTGCGTGTGTTGTTCCATTAAAAAATTGGTTACCTGATGAAACCCTCTTAAAAATAGCCCGTGAAAATGCTGTAGCAGAAACCGCTTTTTTCATTGATAACGGCAATACGATTCACCTGAGATGGTTTACTCCTGAAATAGAGATGGATCTGTGCGGACATGCTACCCTTGCCACGGCTCATTGTTTGGCCACCATCTTAGATTATAAGAGCAATAGAATAATCTTTGATACCAAAAGCGGTGCATTGACTGTAGAAGTAAAAGATGGGATGTATTATATGGATTTTCCATCAAGAATGCCTGAAACAGCTACTCTTCCGGATATTATCACCCGAGCTCTTACCATACAACCTAAAGAAGTCTTCAAATCCCGAGATTATGTGCTGGTCTATGATTCTGAGGAGGATATCAAAAACATAAAAATTGAAAGATCTATTTTTGATCTTATCAATCTGGATCCGGGAGGTGTTATCGTGACAGCAGCAGGTACGGACAGTGATTTTGTCTCAAGATATTTTACTTCACAGTCCTCCATTCTTGAAGATCCTGTTACCGGCTCTGCCCACTGCTCGCTTATTCCTTTCTGGTCTGAAAGATTAGGAAAAGATAAGCTTTTTGCCCGTCAGATCTCTGAAAGAGGCGGCCAGCTTTATTGTGAAAACAAGAGTGAAAGAGTAATTGTGGCAGGGAAAGCCAAAACGTATTCTGTGGGACATTTTTGGATTGAATAA
- a CDS encoding T9SS type A sorting domain-containing protein: protein MRKILLLGVFISIHSFAQCWQSLNAGNEHSAGIKTDGSLWGWGTNFSGELGDGTSMTRKAPHRIGKITDWKMISAGGNQTFAIKNNGTLWAWGRNEYGQLGDGTTTTKNIPTQIGTDTNWQSVSIGEDFSVGIKTDGTLWTWGRNDSGQLGDGTTISKKTPTQIGTDTNWQSVDTGYKFALGIKTDGTLWAWGTNTSGQHGDGTNILKKIPTQIGTDTNWKNVDAADNYSLGLRTDGTLWAWGQNVYGQLGDGTNVSKKIPQQIGTATDWLYIGAKNGAAFATKTDGTLWSWGYNAFGQLGHGNDTSSATFPPTQVGSSTDNLQIYVGKNHVLVKKTDGTFRSCGLNSSGQLGDNTTIERDSFVEIAWPEVCISPTQFSTNNITSAAATISWTAATQAPSKGYLYMYSTNPTMSGNNGTTASTTVNLTNLLPATTYYWWVASDCGFSQAVWLEGGSFTTLPATEPGCWKNVSAGLNHSIGLKKDGTLWGWGDNSDGALGDGTTINRNIPTQIGTSDNWVKIVAGLSYSAGIKADGTLWTWGWNYDGQLGDGTTVNKTLPIQVGIATDWVNITTGDGNMAAIKSDGTLWGWGNNKSGQLGDGTTVNKTLPIQIGTATDWLSVSSKGNHTLAIKTDGTLWVWGDNKFGQLGDGTTVNKTLPMQIGTATNWKAIEGGRTHSMGLKTDGTIWAWGDNRWGQLGDGTTVNKTLPIQVGTATDWRNFSSGTNGSTIAVKTDGTLWTWGYNASGQLGDGFTVHRSTPMLIGTTTDWQSISAGAQNTLAINTNGLLVISGSNSHGELGDGGDTQRTIFTPVGCPANNVVVNGTSANKGLNMDKASFNADQLKVYPNPVYDILNLSLDQKILSVAVYNTAGKEVLAKVINDTKGTLNFSALLPGIYQVIVHSVNGAVKTVKVIKR, encoded by the coding sequence ATGAGAAAAATACTTTTATTAGGTGTATTCATCAGTATACACTCCTTTGCGCAATGTTGGCAAAGTCTTAATGCAGGAAATGAGCATTCTGCAGGAATCAAAACAGACGGATCATTGTGGGGATGGGGAACTAATTTTTCAGGAGAATTAGGTGACGGAACCTCGATGACCAGAAAAGCACCACACCGAATAGGAAAAATTACAGATTGGAAAATGATCAGTGCCGGAGGCAACCAGACTTTCGCCATTAAAAATAATGGAACATTGTGGGCATGGGGACGTAACGAATACGGACAGTTGGGAGATGGAACTACCACTACAAAGAATATCCCAACACAGATTGGAACAGATACGAATTGGCAAAGTGTTAGTATTGGGGAGGACTTTTCGGTAGGAATCAAAACAGATGGAACGCTATGGACGTGGGGACGTAATGATTCCGGACAATTGGGAGATGGAACTACCATTTCAAAAAAGACCCCAACGCAAATTGGAACAGATACCAACTGGCAAAGCGTTGATACAGGATATAAGTTTGCCTTAGGAATCAAAACAGACGGGACATTATGGGCATGGGGTACTAATACTTCCGGACAACATGGAGATGGAACTAACATTTTAAAAAAGATCCCTACGCAAATAGGAACAGATACGAATTGGAAAAATGTTGACGCTGCAGATAATTATTCATTAGGTCTGAGAACAGATGGAACACTCTGGGCATGGGGTCAGAATGTTTATGGGCAATTAGGGGATGGCACTAACGTTTCAAAAAAAATCCCACAGCAAATTGGAACGGCAACCGATTGGCTTTATATAGGGGCTAAAAATGGAGCTGCATTTGCAACAAAGACAGATGGAACCCTTTGGTCATGGGGATATAATGCTTTTGGACAATTGGGGCATGGAAACGACACTTCAAGTGCTACATTTCCCCCTACACAAGTAGGCTCTTCTACGGACAATCTTCAGATCTATGTCGGAAAAAATCATGTTCTTGTAAAAAAAACTGATGGTACTTTTAGATCTTGTGGCCTAAATAGCTCAGGTCAGTTAGGTGATAATACCACTATTGAAAGAGATTCGTTTGTAGAGATTGCCTGGCCTGAAGTTTGCATCTCTCCGACACAGTTTTCTACAAATAATATTACTTCGGCAGCAGCTACTATTAGTTGGACGGCAGCAACCCAAGCTCCCAGCAAAGGATATTTGTACATGTATAGCACAAATCCTACGATGAGTGGAAATAATGGAACTACTGCTTCTACAACCGTAAATTTAACAAACTTGCTGCCTGCAACCACTTATTACTGGTGGGTGGCCTCTGATTGCGGATTCAGCCAGGCGGTTTGGTTGGAAGGCGGATCCTTTACTACACTTCCTGCAACTGAACCAGGCTGTTGGAAAAATGTGAGTGCCGGTCTTAATCATTCCATAGGATTAAAAAAAGACGGAACATTATGGGGATGGGGAGATAACTCTGATGGTGCGCTGGGAGATGGAACTACGATTAACAGAAATATACCCACACAAATAGGAACTTCTGATAACTGGGTGAAAATAGTAGCCGGACTTTCTTATTCGGCAGGAATAAAAGCAGACGGAACACTGTGGACTTGGGGATGGAATTATGACGGGCAACTAGGGGATGGAACTACAGTGAATAAAACCTTACCTATACAAGTCGGAATAGCAACAGACTGGGTAAATATTACAACCGGAGATGGTAATATGGCCGCCATAAAATCTGATGGAACGCTTTGGGGCTGGGGAAATAATAAGAGTGGACAATTAGGGGATGGCACAACAGTGAACAAAACCTTACCTATACAAATAGGAACAGCTACTGACTGGCTAAGTGTATCCTCTAAAGGTAATCATACGCTTGCTATCAAAACAGATGGAACACTTTGGGTCTGGGGAGATAACAAGTTTGGACAATTAGGAGATGGTACAACAGTGAATAAAACCTTACCTATGCAAATAGGAACAGCTACAAACTGGAAAGCTATTGAGGGAGGAAGGACTCATTCGATGGGACTTAAAACAGATGGTACAATTTGGGCCTGGGGAGATAATAGATGGGGGCAACTGGGAGATGGTACAACAGTAAATAAAACCTTACCTATACAGGTTGGAACTGCAACAGACTGGCGAAATTTTAGCAGTGGTACTAATGGTTCCACTATAGCTGTCAAAACAGATGGAACGCTTTGGACATGGGGATATAATGCCTCAGGACAATTGGGAGATGGATTTACAGTACACAGATCTACTCCAATGCTTATTGGAACTACCACTGACTGGCAAAGCATCTCAGCAGGAGCTCAAAATACATTGGCTATCAATACGAACGGACTTTTAGTGATTTCTGGTAGTAATAGCCACGGAGAGCTGGGAGATGGAGGAGATACTCAAAGAACAATTTTTACACCTGTGGGATGTCCTGCAAATAATGTAGTGGTTAATGGAACTTCAGCAAACAAAGGTTTGAACATGGATAAAGCTTCATTCAATGCAGATCAGCTTAAAGTCTATCCTAATCCGGTATATGATATTCTGAACCTCTCATTGGATCAGAAAATTCTTTCAGTAGCAGTTTACAATACAGCGGGAAAAGAGGTGCTTGCTAAAGTAATCAATGATACTAAAGGAACACTTAACTTTTCAGCTCTGTTACCGGGTATTTATCAGGTGATAGTACATTCAGTGAATGGCGCTGTAAAAACTGTAAAAGTAATCAAACGCTAA
- a CDS encoding GLPGLI family protein, which yields MKIIITLLLFISGILFSQNQRFIYEYSFKMDTLNQDKVEKEIMNLDITQKGSYFYSALLITRDSLFNAELEKGKVSNTIHIDLRKIQHPKANFRISKIYPGLETVYHTSLNASNVAVKELNKINWEVLPETKTFEGFKAQKAITHFGGRNWIAWFTNDIQIQDGPYKFCGLPGLILHIEDEEGTHIFNMVGSQKLTDSFSLIDAKTAEIFLTKEKFNKLWHEYIKDPAKNIKLMHSSSGMSETIMFDSNTKNPLSKQELIRNKETRAKEFLKRFNNFIEKELYK from the coding sequence ATGAAAATCATCATTACTCTTTTACTTTTTATCTCTGGAATTTTGTTTTCTCAAAATCAAAGATTTATCTATGAATATTCGTTCAAGATGGATACCTTAAACCAAGATAAGGTTGAAAAGGAGATTATGAATCTCGATATTACCCAAAAGGGATCTTATTTTTACAGCGCTTTGTTGATTACGCGGGATTCTCTTTTCAATGCAGAACTTGAAAAAGGAAAGGTTTCAAATACCATCCATATTGATCTTAGAAAGATCCAACATCCGAAAGCTAATTTCAGAATTTCCAAAATATACCCAGGCTTAGAAACAGTGTACCACACTTCACTTAATGCCAGTAATGTTGCCGTAAAAGAACTCAATAAAATCAATTGGGAGGTTCTTCCTGAAACAAAAACCTTCGAAGGTTTTAAAGCGCAGAAGGCTATCACCCATTTCGGCGGAAGAAACTGGATTGCATGGTTTACCAATGACATTCAAATTCAGGACGGACCTTATAAATTTTGCGGCCTGCCCGGCTTGATCTTACATATTGAAGATGAAGAGGGAACTCATATTTTCAATATGGTTGGAAGCCAGAAGCTCACCGACAGCTTTTCACTTATCGATGCAAAAACCGCAGAAATCTTCCTGACAAAGGAAAAATTCAATAAACTTTGGCATGAATATATAAAAGATCCTGCTAAAAACATCAAACTAATGCACAGCTCCTCTGGAATGTCAGAAACCATAATGTTTGATTCAAATACCAAAAATCCCCTGAGCAAACAAGAATTAATCAGAAACAAAGAAACGCGCGCAAAGGAATTCTTAAAACGATTCAATAATTTTATAGAAAAGGAGTTGTACAAATAG
- a CDS encoding lysoplasmalogenase, whose translation MIKYVNIKLLLVLLAIVFAFDLVFIAMDHSSWRFFTKPLLLPIIIWFYFTYSQQNVFRINQWFLSGLILSFLGDVFLLFGWGFMPGLGSFLLAHIFYIAYFFKIKKKNAWSWLPFVFLYLGSFIYYIYPYLNEMKIPVVIYGITIATMLYFSISTYSSLLILGAILFVISDSVLAINMFVQHSIEKELVVMITYVLAQLMLVLGVVGIEKKNRIIR comes from the coding sequence ATGATAAAATATGTCAATATCAAATTGTTATTAGTCCTTCTTGCCATTGTTTTTGCATTTGATTTAGTATTTATAGCTATGGATCATAGTTCATGGCGGTTTTTTACCAAGCCACTTTTGTTACCTATTATTATCTGGTTTTATTTTACGTATTCTCAACAAAATGTATTTCGGATCAACCAATGGTTTTTATCTGGATTAATTTTGAGCTTTTTGGGTGATGTGTTTTTGTTATTTGGATGGGGATTTATGCCCGGTTTGGGAAGCTTTTTATTGGCTCATATTTTTTACATCGCTTATTTTTTTAAGATTAAAAAGAAAAATGCATGGAGTTGGCTTCCCTTTGTTTTTCTATATTTAGGTTCATTTATTTACTATATATATCCCTATTTAAACGAAATGAAGATACCCGTGGTGATTTACGGAATTACCATTGCTACGATGCTGTATTTTAGTATCAGTACTTATTCTTCATTATTAATCCTAGGAGCGATTTTGTTTGTAATATCAGATTCTGTATTGGCCATTAATATGTTTGTACAGCATAGTATTGAGAAAGAACTTGTTGTGATGATTACTTATGTTTTAGCCCAATTGATGTTGGTGTTGGGAGTGGTTGGTATTGAAAAAAAGAACAGAATTATTCGATAA
- a CDS encoding sterol desaturase family protein, which yields MKRFFHSIGLFCPLDFTDPVTYFIPVFIFLIVGEIFLYQIPQKVFTKRLIKDNVSSIGLGIGAVMLDFGMKAISLSYFFWIYNHFRLTDIFGIKDFNKFFTLKWHADHWWLWLLVMIVQDFGFYWHHRLSHKIRLFWTGHVNHHSASHLSLAIALRQGWFEIVYRDIWYIPFIIIGFHPIMIAMMHQFNLIFQFWPHTNAIGKLGWFDKVFNSPSNHRVHHSRKIEDLDNNYGGILMIWDHLFGTYKAEEKKTMDYGIYHNIHTYNVFHIVFDEFGNMIKDVRNAPTWKAKLGYIFNAPGWHHNDKDERISTLKRELEEKMN from the coding sequence ATGAAAAGATTTTTTCATAGTATCGGGCTATTCTGTCCATTGGATTTTACTGATCCTGTTACTTATTTTATTCCTGTGTTTATCTTCTTGATAGTAGGGGAAATATTTTTGTATCAAATTCCTCAAAAAGTATTTACAAAAAGACTCATCAAAGATAATGTATCGAGTATCGGATTGGGGATAGGGGCAGTAATGTTAGACTTTGGGATGAAAGCTATTTCATTGTCCTACTTTTTTTGGATTTACAATCATTTTAGACTTACTGATATTTTCGGGATCAAAGATTTCAACAAATTCTTCACTTTAAAATGGCATGCAGATCACTGGTGGCTTTGGTTATTGGTTATGATTGTTCAGGATTTTGGCTTTTACTGGCATCATCGGTTGAGTCATAAAATCAGATTATTCTGGACAGGTCATGTCAATCATCATTCGGCTAGTCATTTGAGTCTTGCTATTGCATTGCGTCAAGGATGGTTTGAAATCGTATATCGAGACATTTGGTATATCCCTTTTATCATTATTGGTTTTCATCCTATTATGATTGCTATGATGCATCAATTTAACTTGATTTTTCAATTTTGGCCACATACCAATGCTATTGGAAAATTAGGGTGGTTCGATAAAGTATTCAATTCTCCTTCCAACCATCGGGTGCATCATTCTAGAAAAATTGAGGATTTAGATAATAACTATGGCGGCATTTTGATGATTTGGGATCATCTTTTCGGCACGTACAAAGCCGAAGAAAAGAAAACGATGGATTACGGCATTTATCATAACATTCATACTTATAATGTTTTTCATATCGTCTTTGATGAGTTTGGAAATATGATAAAGGATGTCCGAAATGCACCTACATGGAAAGCGAAATTGGGGTATATATTCAATGCTCCGGGCTGGCATCATAATGATAAAGATGAGCGGATTTCTACTTTGAAGCGGGAATTAGAAGAAAAGATGAATTGA
- a CDS encoding HAD family hydrolase, with amino-acid sequence MNINRESIKIIAFDADDTLWINEPYYQKAEVEFCQLLENYLPQHSISKELFETEMNNLSLYGYGVKGFILCMIETASRISAGQLSLKTVNKIIEIGQDLLRMPIELLDGVEDTLAQLNKNYKLIVATKGDLLDQERKLNNSGLQKYFHHVEIMSNKKNNDYLKLMSKLECEAGNFLMIGNSINSDILPVLEVGAQAIHVPYHITWEHEKNDEKVKPNNFLQIESLAQLLPILL; translated from the coding sequence ATGAATATAAATAGAGAGTCCATCAAGATTATAGCCTTTGATGCGGATGATACTTTATGGATAAATGAACCCTATTACCAAAAGGCAGAGGTTGAATTTTGCCAATTATTAGAAAATTATCTTCCTCAACATTCAATATCAAAAGAACTGTTTGAAACGGAAATGAATAACCTGTCCTTATATGGATATGGAGTGAAAGGTTTTATACTTTGTATGATAGAAACAGCGAGTAGAATCTCAGCAGGCCAATTATCTTTAAAAACAGTGAATAAGATTATAGAAATTGGGCAGGATCTATTAAGGATGCCAATTGAATTGCTGGATGGGGTAGAAGATACATTGGCTCAACTTAATAAAAACTACAAATTGATAGTAGCCACCAAAGGCGATCTTTTGGACCAGGAAAGGAAACTAAATAATTCGGGTCTCCAAAAGTATTTTCATCATGTTGAGATTATGAGTAATAAAAAGAATAATGATTATTTAAAGCTCATGAGTAAACTTGAATGCGAGGCAGGAAATTTCTTGATGATTGGGAATTCAATAAATTCAGATATTTTGCCCGTTTTAGAAGTCGGAGCGCAAGCAATACATGTTCCGTATCATATAACCTGGGAGCATGAAAAAAATGATGAGAAAGTCAAACCAAATAATTTTTTACAGATAGAAAGTTTGGCTCAGCTTCTACCTATCCTGTTGTAG
- a CDS encoding NUDIX hydrolase: MKKVATLCILRNKDKFLLLKRLKEPNKDMYVPVGGKIDPFENPDDAVVREVMEETGIHITSKQFCGILTETSPVKYNWISYVYVSDIEFVDAPYCNEGELEWIEAENLADIPTPLTDLYIYDYVSKGEVFAFNAIYDSELNLISLWEQYSNTQIR; the protein is encoded by the coding sequence ATGAAGAAGGTAGCTACGCTATGTATATTAAGAAACAAGGATAAATTTTTGTTGCTAAAACGACTAAAAGAACCAAATAAAGATATGTATGTTCCTGTTGGTGGAAAAATAGATCCATTTGAAAATCCTGACGATGCCGTTGTACGTGAAGTAATGGAAGAAACGGGAATTCATATTACTTCGAAACAGTTTTGTGGGATTTTAACTGAAACTTCACCTGTAAAATACAATTGGATAAGTTATGTATATGTATCAGATATCGAATTTGTAGATGCCCCATATTGTAATGAAGGAGAACTAGAATGGATAGAAGCTGAAAATTTGGCGGATATTCCAACACCTTTAACTGATTTATATATATACGATTATGTTTCTAAAGGTGAGGTTTTTGCGTTTAATGCTATCTATGATTCAGAATTAAATCTGATATCTTTATGGGAACAGTACAGTAATACCCAAATTAGATAA
- a CDS encoding AAA family ATPase, with product MNILSIELENCFGIGKLNQNFNFEESNSLIIYAPNGTMKTSFAKTLDLVSKGDNKDIPKDYVYNRKSKYKILCDGKPINPNSILVINAEDSTFDAADKITSFIASTELKDKYDSLYKEINNAKGDLLKKLKQISKSNDCEGEYVGSFRENTNDTFLDILIKNNSELSDNNKAITFKYNDVFDTKGNVKKFLDKNEAILEDYINNYNDIISNSRLFKINSDNSFGTYQANEIIKSIEDNAYFEAGHIFILEDGTEIKNFQELKTLYEQEIEKIFADEKLKKSFDKVDKAIGANGELRAFKKVIEDDNSLLVELKDYNEFKKKVWNSYLSEIKEDVNDLTNLYENKKKELEDIIKDANEEKSRWIEIIKKFNERFYVPFTVGIKNQQDVILKQETANLEFIYKDSNDTPVKQTKENILKILSKGEQRAYFILQFLFEIESRMLIDNTTILIFDDIADSFDYKNKYAIIEYISDLHLLSKFKLLILTHNFDFYRTLALRLELPEQSLFMAIKDENRLVELKHGLYAKGVFKEYLKKCHDSKIFISLIAFVRNLIEYSESSKVDDCQLLLSCLHHRENSKDITVGNVFNIFKNRISKLKDVNINFDVDLNIQDFIFAVADSIVAEQNVNEILLENKITLALASRLKTEQYLLSKLTGIDMKKIQFNQTKALSKEYKKKYNGSINSSIVDRVNLMTPENIHINSFMYEPLIDMSVFHLISLYEQSKTLR from the coding sequence ATGAATATATTATCAATTGAACTTGAAAATTGCTTTGGTATAGGTAAATTAAATCAAAACTTTAATTTTGAAGAATCAAATTCTCTTATTATATATGCTCCAAATGGCACTATGAAGACTTCATTTGCTAAAACTTTAGATTTAGTTTCTAAAGGTGATAATAAAGACATTCCAAAAGATTATGTATATAATAGAAAATCAAAGTATAAAATTTTATGTGATGGAAAACCAATAAATCCAAATTCTATTCTAGTTATTAATGCAGAAGATAGCACTTTTGATGCAGCTGATAAGATAACATCGTTTATTGCAAGTACAGAATTAAAAGATAAATATGATTCTTTATATAAAGAGATAAATAATGCTAAAGGAGATCTTCTTAAAAAACTTAAGCAAATTTCCAAAAGTAATGATTGTGAAGGAGAATATGTAGGTAGTTTTCGTGAAAATACAAATGATACATTTTTAGATATTTTAATTAAAAACAACTCTGAATTAAGTGATAATAATAAAGCTATCACGTTTAAATATAATGATGTATTTGATACAAAAGGAAATGTAAAAAAGTTTTTAGATAAAAACGAAGCTATTTTGGAAGATTATATTAATAACTATAATGATATAATCTCTAATTCAAGACTTTTTAAAATTAACTCAGATAATTCTTTTGGAACTTACCAAGCGAATGAAATAATAAAATCAATTGAAGATAATGCTTATTTTGAGGCAGGTCATATTTTTATTTTGGAAGATGGGACAGAAATTAAAAACTTCCAAGAATTAAAGACTTTATATGAACAAGAAATCGAAAAGATATTTGCTGATGAAAAGTTAAAAAAGTCTTTTGATAAAGTGGATAAAGCTATTGGAGCAAATGGTGAACTTAGAGCATTTAAAAAAGTTATTGAAGATGATAATTCATTATTAGTTGAACTTAAAGATTATAATGAATTTAAGAAAAAAGTTTGGAATAGTTACCTTTCTGAAATAAAAGAGGATGTTAATGATTTAACAAATTTGTATGAAAATAAAAAGAAAGAATTAGAAGATATAATCAAGGATGCCAATGAAGAAAAATCTCGCTGGATTGAAATTATAAAAAAGTTCAATGAGAGGTTTTATGTTCCTTTTACTGTGGGAATAAAAAATCAACAAGATGTTATTCTTAAACAGGAAACTGCTAATTTGGAATTTATTTATAAAGACTCCAATGACACACCAGTCAAGCAGACAAAAGAAAATATTTTGAAAATTCTTAGCAAAGGGGAACAAAGGGCTTATTTTATCTTACAATTTTTGTTTGAAATTGAATCTAGAATGCTTATTGATAATACTACGATACTTATTTTTGATGATATAGCTGATTCCTTTGATTATAAAAATAAATATGCAATAATTGAATATATAAGTGATCTACATTTGCTATCTAAATTCAAACTATTGATTTTAACTCATAATTTTGATTTTTATAGAACTTTAGCATTAAGATTAGAACTACCTGAACAATCACTTTTTATGGCTATAAAAGATGAAAATAGGTTGGTCGAGTTAAAACATGGATTATATGCAAAAGGAGTTTTTAAAGAATATTTGAAAAAATGTCATGATTCAAAGATTTTCATAAGTTTAATTGCATTTGTTAGAAATCTAATTGAATATTCTGAATCGTCTAAAGTAGACGATTGTCAATTACTTCTTAGCTGTCTGCATCATCGAGAGAATTCAAAAGATATTACTGTTGGGAATGTTTTTAATATTTTCAAAAATAGAATATCCAAATTAAAAGATGTTAATATTAATTTTGATGTTGATTTAAATATTCAGGATTTTATTTTTGCTGTAGCAGATTCAATTGTGGCTGAACAAAATGTTAATGAAATTTTATTGGAAAATAAAATTACTTTAGCATTAGCCAGTAGATTAAAAACTGAACAATATTTATTAAGTAAATTAACGGGAATAGACATGAAAAAGATTCAATTTAATCAAACAAAAGCCTTGTCTAAAGAATATAAGAAAAAATATAATGGAAGTATTAATTCATCTATTGTTGATAGGGTTAATTTAATGACGCCTGAAAATATTCATATTAATTCTTTCATGTATGAACCATTAATCGATATGTCAGTTTTTCATCTAATAAGTTTGTATGAACAAAGTAAAACCTTAAGATAG
- a CDS encoding helix-turn-helix transcriptional regulator, with protein sequence MEKLRTLRKQKGYTQQQIADLLATDVSNYSRKENGDVRIFDDEWEKLAKALEVPVEDIKEEKEPNVVQKNENITFNDTSSFHQSGIYNCNVPNYLLENQQEYINLLKEQIKALKEENENLKKG encoded by the coding sequence ATGGAAAAACTAAGAACTTTAAGAAAGCAGAAAGGCTATACTCAGCAGCAGATTGCTGATCTTCTTGCTACGGATGTCTCCAACTATAGCAGAAAAGAAAATGGAGATGTCAGAATATTTGATGACGAATGGGAAAAACTGGCTAAAGCTTTGGAAGTTCCTGTAGAAGATATCAAAGAAGAGAAAGAACCGAATGTTGTACAGAAAAATGAAAACATAACATTTAATGACACTAGTTCATTTCATCAGTCTGGCATCTATAATTGTAACGTTCCAAATTACTTATTAGAAAATCAACAGGAATACATTAATCTTCTGAAAGAGCAGATTAAGGCTTTAAAAGAAGAAAATGAAAATTTAAAAAAGGGATAA
- a CDS encoding glyceraldehyde-3-phosphate dehydrogenase → METKVIKITHVTGTYIIEAAHGKLNDLKTQLDKCLNDEQGAIVVKGEDGDQFVYPSDLLKNSFIAIVDRE, encoded by the coding sequence ATGGAAACCAAAGTTATCAAAATCACACATGTTACAGGAACTTATATTATTGAGGCTGCTCATGGAAAACTTAATGATCTGAAAACCCAGTTGGACAAATGCCTGAACGATGAGCAGGGAGCTATTGTAGTAAAGGGAGAAGATGGTGATCAGTTTGTATATCCTTCCGATCTTTTAAAAAATAGCTTCATTGCAATTGTAGACCGTGAATAG
- a CDS encoding VOC family protein produces MKRVTAIGGIFFKCKDPEQVNEWYKTHLGLPTSPYGAKFDWKDAESGKEGYTLWSPFKESTQYFEPSAKEFMINYHVENIEALVEELKKEGVTVLDEVATYEYGKFVHILDPEGNKIELFEPAGK; encoded by the coding sequence ATGAAAAGAGTAACTGCTATCGGAGGAATCTTCTTTAAGTGCAAAGATCCGGAACAAGTAAATGAATGGTACAAAACCCACCTTGGATTACCCACCAGTCCCTACGGAGCGAAATTCGACTGGAAAGACGCAGAGTCCGGGAAAGAAGGATATACGCTGTGGAGCCCTTTTAAAGAGTCGACTCAGTATTTTGAACCTTCTGCCAAAGAATTTATGATCAATTATCATGTAGAAAATATTGAAGCATTGGTAGAAGAACTGAAAAAAGAAGGGGTAACGGTATTGGATGAGGTTGCTACTTATGAATACGGAAAGTTTGTGCACATCCTGGATCCTGAAGGAAATAAGATTGAATTATTCGAGCCAGCAGGAAAGTAA